Sequence from the Amaranthus tricolor cultivar Red isolate AtriRed21 chromosome 1, ASM2621246v1, whole genome shotgun sequence genome:
GGAGGGTCAAGAGAAAGAGTTAACGAGAATTAAACTCATAAGCTTATATGAAAAAAACTGATATATATgctctaattaaaataatatgtaattaaaaaaaaaattttgggaaGAAATGAGACATATAATATTGGACTAAACCAAATAAGCTAGTTATAATTTTGTGAGCTTTTTTTTTGGGTATTGTACTAAAATTAGTGTTGTTTTGCTAGTAAGTTGTCGTTTACTtagtctcatatatatatatatatatatatatatatatatatatatatatatatatatataaaatattcttCCTAAAAAAATATCCTATACAGAGTGAGAAAAAAGTTAATTCCAATGGGAATCAGAACATGGAGTGGTGCAACCCTCTAATGCAACGTCATCAATTTGGACTTTAGAATCATAAATTACACCGGGCTTCCAGTTTGCAGGAAGAACATTTTCAGCCCAAATATACTTGCCATCGAAGCCCGCAGTCACAACGAATCTAAACTGTAATGGGCCTGGCCCAGGAACCCTACTTGTTTCCCATACTGCTCCGTACTTCCTCGACATGAATAtccaatttgatgaaccaaCCTAAAcaatgtaaataaaatcataagtTTAATTCtccaaaaattacaaatatttaactatttataactaaattatacgttaataatataaaaaattttctaacCTATGTACCTAGTATATAGCTAGCCTTagacaattaatttaataattattataaatttattctaaataggtaaatataataatattttagagaatattcaaaatcaaatttcaagtagttactaattttatttatgttcGCCTATACAGCTAGTACATAGATTAGAAAAttgttaatataataataatgataattaatatttacacaatataataatataatatcaatGATATAAATTGAATGgacaatatttaaaatataccTCAGCAACATCAATTGCAACGATCTCGGTTTGACCACCTTGGTAGAGAATGTTAATAGCCAAATAATTTGGATTCTTGCTACTTTCTTCCACACGGATTGCCAAACTTTTGTCTTTGTAGTCACATGGTATCCTAATATAAATAATGTTACaaatatgagaaaaaaaatatgtcaaaattaaattctaatattactATATAGCAATATAAAACAAGTCTTTGTTTCTCTCTATGTGtaataaaaactaatatatatatatatatatatatatatatatatatatatatatatatatatatatatatatatatatatatatatatatatatatatatatatatatatatatatatatatatatatacatatatatatatatatatatatatatatatataacttagcGCATGTCTAGTggatgataataaataaaataataattatttatcacCTTTAAAATAGAGATTACCTATTATTGAAAAAGTGGCAAACTACGGTGAAAGGAGAAGTGAAAATAAGAGGAGATCACTGATAATATTTACACATCTTGTACAAGAGAGAAAGAGGTGGCGAAACCCATCTTTTTTCACCCAAAAGTGATAAAACGAATTGATCAGAAACCCACTAGACATACTCTTGTACTGCTATACATAAGTCTATTTTAAAGTTGGATATCCACAATAACTTCCCATCATTTAAAACCGTAgttcatttaatttaatcacTAAGATTTAAGTATtatgaagtatataatataGTTTATATATTCTCTGAACAAAATGTTCGAAAATTATttactacttcctccgttccattttagtcgctacatttACATAGGCacggaaattaagaaaagtgattgacctacactgtagctgattgtttactttatagagtatagtattttattattgttaattgaaaaagaaaaaggaaaaataggttattaggttactttatagagtatgatatagtattttattatagagtaggataaaaataggggtaggtagaactttaaataattgttttattactaaaaacagaaatgtggcaagtaatatgaaattgccaaaaatagaaaatgtagcgggtattatggaacggaggaagtattatatatttataagacAAGTAAATAGTTGAGGGACCtacaagttttaattttattaatacttcAATTGAAAGTTCAAACCAAGTATATCATATAACATGTGCATTATAATCTTGGACAATCTAGTCATCAGTTTAACATTCAATGTGTGCTAGGtgttgatttgatttttcaaataTGCATTATAATTCATGAACATAGGGATTTGTAATTTTTGGGTTatgatttatatattgaattataataaaataacttattaaaattttattgtaattattaaaaattaattgttaaagtAACTAAtgtaatcaaaagtttaagctgatggttaaggtTTTGAGATATGTtaaattctttattattattttttcttacatgACATCAAAAGCATTGAGATAGAAGTATGGATGAATACATTCATTTCTCAATCCTCATACATGAAGCTAAATATCCACTTAAAGAAGAGGTGAATAAAATTCAAATGTGATTTTTTTGTAATGTTAGACTTTCAGTATATTATTAAGAAATTGATCAACAATAAGTTTAAGCTGATAATTAAAGTCattctaaatatatattaacaattttattgattattaggACAAGTTTGGTTGGCTACAGCTTTATAGGAGTAGTTTATGGACGTAAGTTGTTTGTCACACTATTTGACAAACAGCTAATAATATGGTCAATATCATGACAAATCTCCCGATTTCCGCATGAAAAATCAGTATACCTTATAAAATAAGATAATACAACTTATTAATTTGCATACATTATCCGTGAGATCATGACTTAGCATGTAGTCTTATGATTGAAATATACTTCTATACCTTCCAATTTGTATGTGAGAACTATATATGtccaatttattattaattcaaaTTATAGAATAAACATGCATGATTTATGCAAGTAATATGCTcagtttaaattagttgttacacttaattcaataatattattttatttcttattttctatGCAGATTAAAAAACTACGCTAtcaaaatcttatttgattcgtctcaacacACTTTTTcgtgaaataattatttattataacttttagttatgaataaataatGATATTTACGATCAAAATAGTACTATCTCCTATTCAAACTATTactcccatttgatttttgacaTTGTTCATCAAACCTTTTAACTTatgttttattcttaattaataagCTATAACATAGTCAGTTGAGATCATGTTTGGTTCCTAAACATACACAACTAGTAGAAATACTAATGATAGAATTATTACATTGATAAATATGTGCCCAGTCAAATAAGACTATTAAGATGAATAGAAGTGAATGTATTAGatgctaaaatgaaaaatataaattaaataaaccattaataataatagcatACTCTATATGTTGATTTGAGTTTACAACATTTGACTATAGTATATGAGTAGTTAAAGTTACCTCTTGTGTTCAACATCGACAACTCCAAGCTTTAGAAGTTGTAGGTCCTTGCCAGTTAAGGCCATGGCCCTAAATGCTCGGCTACTTAGCACAAAGTCAGTTTTGTTGTTACCCTTATTCACATCAGTCATTATCACTTTAGTCCCTGCTTTGCTACACATCTTACTGTTCTTGCATCTTATCTGTTCATGTTCATCATGTATTAAATccattaatttaatttcataaatGTACCTAATCCAAAACTTTGTACATCAATCGAATAACAATTAAGAAAAACATAATATCGAATTTTATTGATCAAATGTTGCAACATAGATAGTATTAAAATCAGGGGGAAGTTTAATATGCAAATTAAATTTGTTGCTGATAAGTTTAACTTGATTTATTCTCGATGCCAGCATATAATCAGAAAAACACGAAGTGTACACAGTTTATACAATTAATGAGATACTGTCCTAAAATCATGGCTATGAGAGAAAGAGCTCTGGTGACTACATAATATCTTAATTCATCAATAAGAAATGTAACAGTTGCAAAATGGATTATTAATTAAGGAAAAGATTTGACCTGAAAGCAAGCACCACAACCAGCACCTTCTTTGTAAAGTGAAGGGACACCAGCTGCTATATGTCCTCCATTGAAATTCAGGGCCAAAGAACCATACCCACATGATCCAGCTGCATCAAATCATATAATCAAAGATTACCCACTTATttatttgctaaaatatttaCTGGGTTAATCTCACATTAAGCTAATTTTGATCATAAAACtttaaattgaataaataaagGATATTATATTGTAAAGATGAAGGAAATTACATGAAAGAGTAGAAGCTTTAGAGAAAACAGATGCCTTTGATAGAACACACTGTTCACAAGCAGTTGCTGATGAGAAGAGAATGAACAACAAGTAGATAAATATTGccatttttgaaagaaaatgcTCTGTTTCAGAATATATTTCCGTTGAATACGTGACATATTTATAGTGGaagaaaaataattgtaatactgatatttttactttaaaatttttaaattatttgggTTGGCAGAGTAATGAATAGGGAGTACTAGTACAGTAGCTATTTTATTGCTGTACAGCAGTTTGGAAGGATCAGAGAAGGGAGACACAGCAGGGTAAACTCGGTTGGACTTTGATTTTGAGTATATACTCTCTCGATTCTTTAAAAAAGTTTTCACTAAAAATGcttacaaaaattataaaaaaattaattttttttgatattgaatgtattattttattgaataataaatttaatagaagaAAAGTAAAGATTATAAGATTG
This genomic interval carries:
- the LOC130797970 gene encoding expansin-like A2, with the protein product MAIFIYLLFILFSSATACEQCVLSKASVFSKASTLSSGSCGYGSLALNFNGGHIAAGVPSLYKEGAGCGACFQIRCKNSKMCSKAGTKVIMTDVNKGNNKTDFVLSSRAFRAMALTGKDLQLLKLGVVDVEHKRIPCDYKDKSLAIRVEESSKNPNYLAINILYQGGQTEIVAIDVAEVGSSNWIFMSRKYGAVWETSRVPGPGPLQFRFVVTAGFDGKYIWAENVLPANWKPGVIYDSKVQIDDVALEGCTTPCSDSHWN